The sequence below is a genomic window from Thiomonas intermedia.
CGCTGGGCCAGGCGGGTGTGCCCGCGGCCGTCGGGGCGCAATTGGTCAAGGTGTTCGCCCCGCAGCTGGATCTGCGTCGCAGTCTGCGCAGGGGCGACCAGGTGGCGTTGGTCTACGACATGCAGGTGCTCGACGGCCGTGAGTTGCGGCCGGGGCGGCTGCTGGCGGCGGAAATCCGCAGCCGCGGCGTGGTGCGCCAGGCGGTGTGGTTCGCAGCGCGGGGTGATGCCCAGGGCGGCTATTACACCCCGGCGGGTCAGGGTCTGGAAAAAACCTGGGCCGCTTCGCCGCTGCCTGGCGCCAAGATCACCTCGCCCTTCGGCATGCGGCGGCATCCGCTGAAGGGCTCCCGCGAAATGCACGAAGGCGTGGACTTTGCCGCGCCCATCGGCACGCCGGTTCCCAGCGTGGCCGAGGGCCGGGTGAAGTTCGCCGGCACGCAAACGGGCTACGGTCAGGTCATCAAGATCGGCCATCCCGGCGGTTTCGAGACGGTGTATGCCCACCTGAGCAGCATCGCCGTCAAACCGGGGCAGAGCGTCAGCGAAGGCCAGCGCATCGGCAAGACCGGCAATTCCGGCCTGTCGACCGGACCGCATCTGCATTTCGAGTTTCACGCGGCCGGGCGTCTGGTCGATCCGGTGCGCATGGCGAGCTATGTGCCCCAGGGCAAGCCCTTGCCCCTCGGCGAGAAGGCGGCCTTTTTTGCCGCCACGGCGGTGATGCGCACCCAGCTCGCGCAGGCGGCGGGCGGCGACGACGCCGTTCGGTTGGCGCGTGTCGACTGAGCAGACCCTGTTCATTGGCTTGATGTCGGGCACCTCGCTCGACGGCGTGGACGGCGTGGTGCTGGCGTCCTCGCCTGACACGCGTCCCACGGTGCGGGCCCATGCGGCCCGCGCCTTTCCCGCCGCATTGCGGGCCGCGTTTCTCGCCCTGAACGCAGCGGGCGAAGACGAACTGCATCGTGGTGCGATGGCCTCCAGGCAACTGGCCGAGCTCTACGCTGATGTGGTTGCCGGCC
It includes:
- a CDS encoding M23 family metallopeptidase is translated as MVKPFPGQRAVRWVSHQALSTASALRAHPRRLAAGVGGALLLSSAGAYALVEAQPPLPPRSTIATALDNGVRSQSDALAAADMAYASSTSVRRQDTVQQLLRRLGVTDPAAITQLGQEPRFRALVAAGAGPEPVRAQVNAQGELLQLAAVLPLPSGTNPYDTPTWRELQVRPGPAGALEVSTSERRLETRTRLASVPVRGALTTALGQAGVPAAVGAQLVKVFAPQLDLRRSLRRGDQVALVYDMQVLDGRELRPGRLLAAEIRSRGVVRQAVWFAARGDAQGGYYTPAGQGLEKTWAASPLPGAKITSPFGMRRHPLKGSREMHEGVDFAAPIGTPVPSVAEGRVKFAGTQTGYGQVIKIGHPGGFETVYAHLSSIAVKPGQSVSEGQRIGKTGNSGLSTGPHLHFEFHAAGRLVDPVRMASYVPQGKPLPLGEKAAFFAATAVMRTQLAQAAGGDDAVRLARVD